A single region of the Yersinia entomophaga genome encodes:
- the frdC gene encoding fumarate reductase subunit FrdC — MTTKRKPYVRTMAPNWWQKLGFYRFYMLREGTSVPAVWFSITLIYGVFALKGGPAGWEGFVSFLQNPLVLLINIITLLAALLHTKTWFELAPKAANIVVKDDKMGPELIIKSLWVVTIVATAVILAVALI, encoded by the coding sequence ATGACAACTAAACGTAAACCTTATGTCCGCACCATGGCCCCGAACTGGTGGCAGAAGCTGGGTTTTTACCGCTTCTATATGCTGCGTGAAGGCACCTCCGTTCCGGCGGTCTGGTTCAGTATTACCCTGATTTACGGCGTTTTCGCCCTGAAAGGTGGCCCGGCAGGCTGGGAAGGATTTGTTAGCTTCCTGCAAAACCCGCTGGTGCTATTGATTAATATCATCACGCTATTGGCCGCGCTGCTTCATACCAAAACCTGGTTTGAGCTGGCACCTAAGGCCGCCAATATAGTGGTAAAAGACGACAAAATGGGACCAGAGCTGATCATTAAATCGCTTTGGGTGGTGACTATTGTTGCGACAGCGGTCATTTTGGCCGTCGCCTTAATCTAA
- a CDS encoding succinate dehydrogenase/fumarate reductase iron-sulfur subunit: MADMKVLKMEIMRYNPEQDSEPHFDTFEVPYDEQTSLLDALGYIKDNLAPDLSYRWSCRMAICGSCGMMVNRVPKLACKTFLREYTEGMKVEALGNFPIERDLVVDMTHFIESLEAIKPYIIGNKQDPKDGPTRQTPAQMAKYHQFSGCINCGLCYAACPQFGLNPEFIGPAAITLAHRYNLDTRDHGKKQRMPQLNGNNGVWSCTFVGYCSEVCPKHVDPAAAIQQGKVESAKDFMIAMLKPQ; the protein is encoded by the coding sequence ATGGCTGATATGAAAGTCCTGAAAATGGAGATCATGCGCTACAACCCTGAACAGGATAGCGAGCCTCACTTCGACACTTTCGAAGTGCCTTACGATGAGCAAACTTCATTGCTCGATGCCTTGGGTTATATCAAGGACAATCTGGCGCCAGATCTGTCTTACCGCTGGTCTTGCCGTATGGCGATCTGCGGTTCGTGCGGCATGATGGTCAACCGGGTACCTAAATTGGCCTGTAAAACCTTCCTGCGGGAATATACCGAGGGCATGAAAGTCGAAGCCTTAGGCAACTTCCCGATCGAACGCGATCTGGTCGTGGATATGACTCACTTTATCGAGAGTTTGGAAGCCATCAAGCCTTACATTATCGGCAATAAACAAGATCCAAAAGATGGCCCAACCCGCCAGACTCCGGCACAGATGGCGAAATACCATCAGTTCTCCGGCTGTATCAACTGTGGTCTGTGCTACGCCGCTTGCCCGCAATTCGGTCTGAACCCAGAGTTCATCGGTCCGGCAGCGATTACGCTGGCACACCGTTACAATCTGGATACCCGCGATCACGGCAAGAAACAGCGTATGCCTCAGCTCAACGGTAACAACGGCGTGTGGAGCTGTACCTTCGTCGGCTATTGCTCTGAAGTTTGTCCTAAGCACGTTGACCCAGCCGCCGCGATTCAGCAGGGCAAAGTTGAAAGTGCGAAAGACTTCATGATCGCCATGCTGAAGCCACAATAA